The following are encoded in a window of Kitasatospora sp. NBC_01250 genomic DNA:
- a CDS encoding HelD family protein, with protein sequence MTTAANSSAEGLREREIAGEQRHLDTVYQRLEEKLAEAEYVLEDAARRVQVGTPGALAERDAQVYRAGTHLNRLNNEFEDFLFGRIDLQQADAPEEHGIPSFTPLDPADENVAQTLHIGRLGVLDAEYGPLVIDWRAPAAAPFYRATPLEPGRVLRRRVIRSKGRKVIGVEDDLLRPDLTPTLDGQELAVIGDGALMASLGRARSHTMRDIVSSIQKEQDEVIRAPAAGATLVTGGPGTGKTAVALHRAAFLLYQDRRRYAGGILVVSPTPLLVSYTEGVLPSLGEEGQVAIRAVGSLVDGIEAERYDTPEVARVKGSARMVQLLRRAARAALEVSMSGSAVGGAPTELRVAARGEVVRLDAARLRTVRGNVIGSGGTPLNLLRPRARRLLLDALWSEATRHLPAPADHFSREQRQEQKESFDEYVSDEAPFLDFLDAWWPALTPRQVLATLRQSKHTNRIARRVVTPEEARLLAASWRHLDERGRGALSAHDVALIDELQLLLGEPARPKVREVDAVDLLTGLDEVTTYADRSARQRTAVPVERTEYAHVIVDEAQDLTPMQWRMIGRRSRMATWTIVGDPAQSSWPFPEEARSALDEVLSGKPRRRHTLTVNYRNPAEIAEVAAKVLELAAPGTPSPTAVRSTGIEPRFAAVTAVEPAAFAAAARAELVRLLGEVDGTVAVVVPMDRRAEAAQWIADLGERVVALGSLEAKGLEYDATVVADPTGIAGESEAGLRVLYVALTRATQRLTVLSGPDDLPDAAGVPALLR encoded by the coding sequence ATGACCACCGCCGCGAACAGCTCGGCCGAGGGGCTGCGCGAGCGCGAGATCGCCGGTGAGCAGCGGCACCTCGACACGGTGTACCAGCGCCTGGAAGAGAAGCTCGCCGAGGCCGAGTACGTCCTGGAGGACGCCGCCCGGCGGGTCCAGGTCGGCACCCCCGGCGCGCTCGCCGAGCGGGACGCCCAGGTCTACCGGGCCGGCACCCACCTCAACCGGCTGAACAACGAGTTCGAGGACTTCCTGTTCGGCCGGATCGACCTCCAGCAGGCGGACGCCCCCGAAGAGCACGGCATCCCCTCCTTCACCCCGCTCGATCCGGCCGACGAGAACGTCGCGCAGACCCTGCACATCGGCCGGCTCGGCGTGCTCGACGCGGAGTACGGCCCCCTGGTGATCGACTGGCGGGCGCCGGCCGCCGCGCCGTTCTACCGGGCCACCCCGCTGGAGCCGGGCCGGGTGCTGCGCCGCCGGGTGATCCGCTCCAAGGGCCGCAAGGTGATCGGCGTCGAGGACGACCTGCTGCGCCCCGACCTGACCCCCACGCTGGACGGCCAGGAGCTGGCCGTGATCGGCGACGGCGCGCTGATGGCCTCGCTGGGCCGGGCCCGCAGTCACACCATGCGCGACATCGTCTCCTCGATCCAGAAGGAGCAGGACGAGGTGATCAGGGCCCCCGCCGCGGGTGCCACCCTGGTCACCGGCGGCCCCGGCACCGGCAAGACCGCCGTGGCGCTGCACCGTGCCGCCTTCCTGCTCTACCAGGACCGGCGCCGCTACGCGGGCGGGATCCTGGTGGTCAGCCCGACCCCGCTGCTGGTCTCCTACACCGAGGGCGTGCTGCCCTCGCTCGGCGAGGAGGGCCAGGTGGCCATCCGCGCGGTCGGCAGCCTGGTGGACGGCATCGAGGCCGAGCGCTACGACACGCCCGAGGTGGCCCGGGTCAAGGGCTCGGCCCGGATGGTCCAGCTGCTGCGCCGCGCGGCGCGGGCCGCGCTGGAAGTGTCCATGAGCGGCTCCGCCGTCGGCGGTGCGCCCACCGAGCTGCGGGTGGCGGCGCGCGGCGAGGTGGTGCGCCTGGACGCCGCCCGGCTGCGCACGGTGCGCGGCAACGTGATCGGCAGCGGCGGCACCCCGCTCAACCTGCTGCGCCCCCGGGCCCGCCGGCTGCTGCTGGACGCGCTCTGGTCGGAGGCCACCCGGCACCTGCCGGCGCCCGCCGACCACTTCTCCCGCGAGCAGCGCCAGGAGCAGAAGGAGAGCTTCGACGAGTACGTCTCGGACGAGGCGCCGTTCCTGGACTTCCTGGACGCCTGGTGGCCCGCGCTGACCCCGCGTCAGGTGCTCGCCACGCTGCGGCAGAGCAAGCACACCAACCGGATCGCCCGGCGCGTCGTGACGCCCGAGGAGGCCCGCCTGCTGGCCGCCTCCTGGCGCCACCTGGACGAGCGCGGCCGGGGCGCGCTGTCGGCGCACGACGTGGCGCTGATCGACGAGCTGCAGCTGCTGCTCGGCGAGCCCGCCCGGCCCAAGGTGCGCGAGGTGGACGCGGTCGACCTGCTCACCGGCCTGGACGAGGTGACCACCTACGCCGACCGCAGCGCCCGCCAGCGGACCGCGGTTCCGGTGGAGCGCACCGAGTACGCCCACGTGATCGTGGACGAGGCGCAGGACCTCACCCCGATGCAGTGGCGGATGATCGGCCGCCGGTCCCGGATGGCGACCTGGACGATCGTCGGCGACCCGGCGCAGAGTTCCTGGCCGTTCCCCGAGGAGGCCAGGAGCGCGCTGGACGAGGTGCTGTCCGGCAAGCCGCGCCGACGCCACACGCTGACCGTGAACTACCGCAACCCGGCCGAGATCGCCGAGGTGGCGGCCAAGGTGCTGGAGCTGGCCGCGCCGGGCACCCCCTCGCCGACCGCGGTGCGCTCCACCGGGATCGAGCCGCGGTTCGCGGCCGTGACCGCGGTCGAGCCCGCCGCCTTCGCGGCTGCGGCCCGGGCCGAGCTGGTCCGGCTGCTGGGCGAGGTGGACGGCACGGTCGCCGTGGTGGTCCCGATGGACCGCCGGGCCGAGGCCGCGCAGTGGATCGCGGACCTGGGCGAGCGGGTGGTGGCACTGGGCAGCCTGGAGGCCAAGGGCCTGGAGTACGACGCGACGGTGGTCGCCGATCCGACCGGCATCGCCGGCGAGTCGGAGGCCGGTCTGCGGGTGCTCTACGTGGCGCTGACCCGGGCCACCCAGCGGCTGACCGTGCTGTCCGGCCCGGACGACCTGCCGGACGCGGCCGGGGTCCCGGCGCTGCTGCGCTGA
- a CDS encoding alpha/beta hydrolase produces MNVSLLDGWFPWTVQLAAAAALLLAVGWRDRRWRLRRAPLAIGVAAVLTALLGLLTVTVGGVTDPLPLALWWWLGAAVLALTVLVAGWRSARWWRRAVAPLAGLLAVLAGANALNASTGYFPTLDDAIGELSGAPLPQQVTLDQLGSLTGRTTTGRIVQVDIPDTASGFAHRQELVYLPPAWFRSKTRPKLPVLEMIGGEYAAPDNWVRAGDAVQTADAYAAQHGGFAPVLVFADATGGFKVDTECVDGPSGMAEDHLVKDIPPYVEKTFDTSADPRKWGVVGWSMGGTCAIDLTVEHPGVFTRFEDISGDIGPNTGDKQQTIDKLYGGDAAAWAAHDPMTVLAHHAKFRDTAGWFESGDQESRQTAQGKELAAAARKDGIRCEQTVQPGRHVWQFASNAFAQALPWLSQQLGTPGPHAGKPATVPDAPAPGPAPKGSPDPKV; encoded by the coding sequence ATGAACGTCTCCCTGTTGGACGGCTGGTTCCCGTGGACCGTCCAGCTCGCGGCAGCCGCCGCGCTGCTCCTCGCCGTCGGCTGGCGGGACCGCCGCTGGCGGTTGCGCCGGGCGCCGCTGGCGATCGGCGTCGCGGCCGTGCTGACCGCGCTGCTCGGCCTGCTGACCGTCACCGTCGGCGGGGTCACCGACCCGTTGCCGCTCGCGCTCTGGTGGTGGCTGGGCGCGGCCGTGCTCGCGCTGACCGTGCTGGTGGCCGGCTGGCGCTCGGCGCGCTGGTGGCGCCGTGCGGTGGCGCCGCTGGCCGGGCTGCTCGCGGTGCTGGCCGGCGCCAACGCGCTGAACGCCTCCACCGGTTACTTCCCCACCCTGGACGACGCGATCGGGGAGCTCAGCGGTGCCCCGCTGCCCCAGCAGGTGACGCTCGATCAGCTCGGCTCGCTCACCGGCAGGACCACCACCGGCCGGATCGTGCAGGTGGACATACCCGACACCGCCAGCGGCTTCGCCCATCGCCAGGAGCTGGTCTACCTGCCGCCGGCCTGGTTCCGCAGCAAGACCCGCCCCAAGCTGCCGGTCCTGGAGATGATCGGCGGCGAGTACGCGGCCCCCGACAACTGGGTGCGGGCCGGCGACGCGGTGCAGACCGCGGACGCGTACGCGGCGCAGCACGGTGGTTTCGCCCCGGTCCTGGTCTTCGCGGACGCGACCGGCGGATTCAAGGTCGACACGGAATGCGTGGACGGGCCCAGCGGGATGGCCGAGGACCACCTGGTGAAGGACATTCCGCCCTATGTGGAGAAGACCTTCGACACGTCGGCCGACCCGCGCAAGTGGGGCGTGGTCGGCTGGTCGATGGGCGGTACCTGTGCGATCGACCTGACGGTCGAACACCCCGGGGTCTTCACGCGTTTCGAGGACATCTCCGGTGACATCGGCCCCAACACCGGCGACAAGCAGCAGACCATCGACAAGCTCTACGGCGGCGACGCGGCGGCCTGGGCGGCGCACGATCCGATGACCGTACTGGCTCATCACGCCAAGTTCCGCGACACCGCCGGCTGGTTCGAGAGCGGGGACCAGGAGAGCCGGCAGACCGCCCAGGGCAAGGAGCTGGCGGCGGCCGCGCGCAAGGACGGGATCAGGTGCGAGCAGACCGTGCAGCCGGGCCGGCACGTGTGGCAGTTCGCCTCCAACGCGTTCGCCCAGGCGCTGCCCTGGCTCTCCCAGCAGCTGGGCACCCCGGGCCCGCACGCCGGCAAGCCCGCCACGGTCCCCGATGCACCGGCGCCGGGCCCCGCCCCGAAGGGTTCGCCCGACCCGAAGGTGTAA
- the smpB gene encoding SsrA-binding protein SmpB → MAKEKGQKLIAQNKKARHEYTILDTYECGMVLTGTEVKSLREGRANLVDGYAYTQAGEVWIDNVFIPEYTQGTWTNHSARRKRKLLLHKMEIRKLEAKTKETGHTLVPLSLYFKDGRVKLELALAVGKKLYDKRQTLREKQDTRETARAVAAVRRRQG, encoded by the coding sequence ATGGCAAAGGAAAAGGGACAGAAGCTGATCGCGCAGAACAAGAAGGCGCGACACGAGTACACGATCCTCGACACCTACGAGTGCGGGATGGTGCTCACCGGCACCGAGGTCAAGTCGCTGCGCGAGGGCCGGGCCAACCTGGTGGACGGCTACGCCTACACCCAGGCCGGCGAGGTGTGGATCGACAACGTCTTCATTCCCGAGTACACCCAGGGGACGTGGACCAACCACTCCGCGCGGCGCAAGCGCAAGCTGCTGCTGCACAAGATGGAGATCCGCAAGCTGGAGGCGAAGACCAAGGAGACCGGCCACACCCTGGTGCCGCTCTCGCTGTACTTCAAGGACGGCCGGGTCAAGCTGGAGCTGGCGCTCGCGGTCGGCAAGAAGCTCTACGACAAGCGGCAGACGCTGCGCGAGAAGCAGGACACCCGGGAGACGGCCCGCGCGGTCGCCGCCGTGCGCCGCCGCCAGGGCTGA
- a CDS encoding S41 family peptidase produces the protein MSATWRRARHGATLSLLFGAVLFGGAAVGAWGGTGPAAAPRRWSAADAAPAGGPGAAALSPQQAERLVARGDDRWAAYYSPQEYAEFAQGLDGEYLGTGLFVDRDDDGATLITELTAGSPAQAAGLRVGERLLAVDGTPVDRLPVTEVVARLRGRPGTPAAAGRPAGPGSAVRLTVQRPGAAPREVTVRRTVLAAQDVAVDHPAPGVLWITARAFTTGVGEQIAAALRHAPARGAVLDLRGNSGGLVAEAVTAASALLDGGPVASYLVGGERRELTAAPGGDTATPLVVLVDGGTMSAAELLAGALQDRCRAVLVGSRTFGKGTVQQPSRLPDGSVLELTVGRWFTPAGHSPEGTGLLPDVRAGDPVTADTLALRVLDGLGTAAARP, from the coding sequence ATGAGCGCGACTTGGCGGCGGGCACGCCACGGCGCCACCCTCAGCCTGCTGTTCGGCGCGGTGCTCTTCGGCGGCGCCGCGGTGGGCGCCTGGGGTGGCACCGGGCCCGCCGCCGCGCCGCGCCGCTGGAGTGCCGCGGACGCCGCGCCGGCCGGCGGGCCGGGTGCGGCGGCGCTCTCCCCGCAGCAGGCCGAGCGCCTGGTGGCCCGCGGCGACGACCGCTGGGCCGCCTACTACAGCCCGCAGGAGTACGCCGAGTTCGCCCAGGGCCTGGACGGCGAGTACCTGGGCACCGGCCTCTTCGTGGACCGGGACGACGACGGTGCCACGCTGATCACCGAGTTGACCGCGGGCTCACCGGCCCAGGCCGCCGGGCTGCGGGTCGGCGAGCGGCTGCTCGCGGTGGACGGCACGCCGGTGGACCGGCTGCCGGTGACCGAGGTGGTGGCCCGGCTGCGCGGCCGGCCCGGCACCCCAGCAGCCGCCGGACGCCCGGCCGGCCCCGGCTCCGCCGTGCGGCTCACGGTCCAGCGCCCCGGTGCGGCGCCGCGCGAGGTGACGGTGCGCCGCACCGTGCTCGCGGCCCAGGACGTCGCGGTCGACCACCCCGCGCCCGGCGTGCTGTGGATCACCGCCCGGGCCTTCACCACCGGCGTCGGCGAGCAGATCGCGGCGGCCCTGCGGCACGCCCCCGCCCGCGGCGCGGTGCTCGACCTGCGCGGCAACTCCGGTGGCCTGGTGGCCGAGGCCGTCACCGCCGCCTCGGCCCTGCTGGACGGCGGCCCGGTCGCCTCCTACCTGGTCGGCGGGGAGCGGCGGGAGCTGACCGCCGCACCCGGCGGGGACACCGCCACCCCGTTGGTGGTGCTGGTCGACGGCGGCACGATGAGCGCCGCCGAACTGCTGGCCGGCGCGCTGCAGGACCGCTGCCGGGCGGTGCTGGTGGGCAGCCGGACCTTCGGCAAGGGCACCGTGCAGCAGCCCAGCCGGCTGCCCGACGGCTCGGTCCTGGAGCTCACCGTGGGCCGCTGGTTCACCCCGGCCGGGCACTCCCCGGAGGGCACCGGCCTGCTCCCCGACGTCCGGGCCGGTGACCCGGTGACCGCTGACACCCTCGCCCTGCGGGTGCTCGACGGCCTGGGCACCGCCGCCGCCCGCCCGTAA
- the ftsX gene encoding permease-like cell division protein FtsX, with protein MRAQFILSEIGVGLRRNLTMTIAVVVSVALSLALAGASLLVRDQVNSMKGYWYDKVEVSIYFCTKADAKNAPQCANGAATDQQIADVKAGLDKLKPLVESSTFETQAEAYKHWKDMNPDNSLVSVLGADAIPSSWRVKLSDPTRYDVIQSAFAGHPGVRSVEDERQILDNLFGLLNGLQTAAFVIMVLMLSVALLLIVNTVRVSAFSRRRETGIMRLVGASNFYVQMPFIAEAAFAALLGAVLASGLLLLGNYGVQSWLAKKVQFIHFIGLSSVLQVIPLLIVAGMAMAAVAAFLTLRKYLKV; from the coding sequence ATGCGCGCCCAGTTCATCCTGTCGGAGATCGGTGTGGGTCTCCGCCGCAACCTGACCATGACCATCGCGGTCGTGGTCAGCGTCGCGCTCTCGCTCGCGCTCGCCGGGGCCAGTCTGCTGGTCCGGGACCAGGTCAACTCGATGAAGGGGTACTGGTACGACAAGGTCGAGGTCAGCATCTACTTCTGCACCAAGGCGGACGCGAAGAACGCCCCGCAGTGTGCGAACGGTGCGGCCACCGACCAGCAGATCGCCGACGTCAAGGCGGGCCTGGACAAGCTCAAGCCGCTGGTCGAGAGCTCGACCTTCGAGACCCAGGCGGAGGCGTACAAGCACTGGAAGGACATGAACCCGGACAACAGCCTGGTCTCCGTCCTCGGTGCCGACGCCATCCCGTCCTCCTGGCGGGTCAAGCTGAGCGACCCGACCCGCTACGACGTGATCCAGAGCGCTTTCGCCGGCCATCCGGGCGTGCGCTCGGTGGAGGACGAGCGGCAGATCCTGGACAACCTCTTCGGGCTGCTCAACGGCCTGCAGACGGCGGCCTTCGTGATCATGGTGCTGATGCTCTCGGTGGCACTGCTGCTGATCGTCAACACGGTCCGGGTCTCGGCGTTCAGCCGAAGGCGCGAGACCGGGATCATGCGCCTGGTCGGTGCCTCCAACTTCTACGTGCAGATGCCGTTCATCGCGGAGGCGGCGTTCGCCGCGCTGCTCGGCGCGGTGCTGGCCTCCGGCCTGCTGCTGCTGGGCAACTACGGCGTGCAGAGCTGGCTGGCCAAGAAGGTGCAGTTCATCCACTTCATCGGCCTGTCCTCGGTGCTGCAGGTGATCCCGCTGCTGATCGTGGCCGGTATGGCGATGGCGGCGGTCGCGGCCTTCCTGACCCTGCGCAAGTACCTGAAGGTCTAG
- the ftsE gene encoding cell division ATP-binding protein FtsE: protein MIRFDNVSKTYPKQNRPALSEVSLEIEKGEFVFLVGSSGSGKSTFLRLCLREERPSTGEVHVLGKDLGKLSNWKVPHMRRQLGTVFQDFRLLPNKTVAQNVAFALEVIGKPKSAINKVVPEVLDLVGLGGKEDRMPGELSGGEQQRVAIARAFVNRPMLLIADEPTGNLDPQNSVGIMKLLDRINRTGTTVLMATHDQAIVDQMRKRVIELDKGLLVRDQARGVYGYQH, encoded by the coding sequence GTGATCAGATTCGACAACGTTTCCAAGACCTATCCCAAGCAGAACCGCCCCGCCTTGTCGGAGGTCTCGCTGGAGATCGAGAAGGGCGAGTTCGTCTTCCTGGTCGGCTCCTCCGGCTCCGGCAAGTCCACCTTCCTGCGGCTGTGCCTGCGCGAGGAGCGCCCCAGCACGGGCGAGGTGCACGTGCTCGGCAAGGACCTGGGCAAGCTGTCCAACTGGAAGGTGCCGCACATGCGGCGCCAACTGGGCACCGTCTTCCAGGACTTCCGCCTGCTGCCGAACAAGACCGTGGCGCAGAACGTGGCCTTCGCGCTGGAGGTCATCGGGAAGCCGAAGAGCGCCATCAACAAGGTGGTGCCCGAGGTGCTCGACCTGGTCGGCCTCGGCGGCAAGGAGGACCGGATGCCCGGCGAGCTCTCCGGTGGTGAGCAGCAGCGCGTGGCGATCGCCCGAGCCTTCGTCAACCGCCCGATGCTGCTGATCGCTGACGAGCCGACCGGAAACCTGGACCCGCAGAACTCGGTCGGCATCATGAAGCTGCTGGACCGGATCAACCGCACCGGGACCACGGTGCTCATGGCCACCCACGACCAGGCCATCGTCGACCAGATGCGCAAGCGCGTGATCGAACTGGACAAGGGGCTGCTGGTCCGCGACCAGGCCCGCGGCGTCTACGGATACCAGCACTAG
- the prfB gene encoding peptide chain release factor 2 has protein sequence MAAVDPSEELKNLETTMGSIEAVLDLDKIRADIERLEEEAAAPALWDDVANAQKVTSRLSFLQGELRRVENLRSRIADVEILFELAEDEGDADTRTEAETELASVKKAVEELEVRTLLSGEYDAREALVNIRAEAGGVDAADFAEQLMRMYLRWAERHGYSTEVYDTSYAEEAGIKSATFSVKTPYAYGTLSVEQGTHRLVRISPFDNQGRRQTSFAGVEVLPVVEQSDHVDIDEGELRIDVYRASGPGGQGVNTTDSAVRITHLPTGIVVSCQNERSQIQNKASAMNVLQAKLLERRRQEEKARMDSLKDSGSSWGNQMRSYVLHPYQMVKDLRTEYEVGNPQAVLDGDIDGFIEAGIRWRKQSEAAQ, from the coding sequence GTGGCAGCCGTCGATCCTTCCGAAGAGCTCAAGAACCTCGAAACGACCATGGGGTCGATCGAGGCCGTCCTCGACCTGGACAAGATCCGGGCCGACATCGAACGTCTGGAGGAGGAGGCAGCAGCCCCCGCCCTCTGGGACGACGTCGCGAACGCGCAGAAGGTCACCAGCCGACTCTCCTTCCTGCAGGGCGAGCTGCGCCGGGTGGAGAACCTGCGCAGCCGGATCGCGGACGTGGAGATCCTGTTCGAGCTGGCCGAGGACGAGGGCGACGCCGACACCCGCACCGAGGCCGAGACCGAGCTGGCCTCGGTCAAGAAGGCGGTCGAGGAGCTGGAGGTGCGCACACTGCTCTCCGGTGAGTACGACGCCCGTGAGGCCCTGGTCAACATCCGGGCCGAGGCGGGTGGCGTGGACGCCGCCGACTTCGCCGAGCAGCTGATGCGGATGTACCTGCGCTGGGCCGAGCGGCACGGCTACTCGACCGAGGTCTACGACACCTCCTACGCCGAAGAGGCCGGCATCAAGTCCGCCACCTTCAGCGTGAAGACCCCCTACGCCTACGGCACGCTCTCGGTCGAGCAGGGCACCCACCGCCTGGTGCGCATCTCGCCCTTCGACAACCAGGGCCGCCGCCAGACCTCCTTCGCCGGCGTCGAGGTGCTCCCGGTCGTCGAGCAGAGCGACCACGTCGACATCGACGAGGGCGAGCTGCGGATCGACGTGTACCGCGCCTCCGGCCCCGGCGGCCAGGGCGTCAACACCACCGACTCGGCGGTGCGGATCACCCACCTGCCGACCGGCATCGTGGTCTCCTGCCAGAACGAGCGCTCGCAGATCCAGAACAAGGCCTCGGCGATGAACGTCCTGCAGGCCAAGCTCCTGGAGCGGCGCCGCCAGGAGGAGAAGGCCCGGATGGACTCCCTCAAGGACAGCGGCAGCTCCTGGGGCAACCAGATGCGCTCCTACGTGCTGCACCCGTACCAGATGGTCAAGGACCTGCGCACCGAGTACGAGGTCGGCAACCCGCAGGCGGTGCTGGACGGCGACATCGACGGCTTCATCGAGGCCGGCATCCGCTGGCGCAAGCAGAGCGAGGCCGCTCAGTAA
- a CDS encoding serine/threonine-protein kinase, which yields MARKIGSRYTVHQVIGRGSAGTVWLGEGPDGPVAVKLLREDLATDQVLVGRFVQERAALTSLDHPRVVGVRDMVVDGDDLALVMELVHGTDLRSRLEREGVLAPQAAVSVIADVADGLAAAHAAGIVHRDVKPENVMLDLAAPAGPGGAPRAKLTDFGIARLVDAPRRTRATRIIGTPDYLAPEIIEGLEPRAAVDIYALATVLYELLAGFTPFGGGHTGAVLRRHVTESVPPVPGLPDGLWRIIAECLAKAPASRLRAAELAERLREQLPALAGLPPLALPAQDRPPAEEALTPAEAVYAEADTGSGTHRRRRGPAVPLVPAPAPDSTRDTHTSLRRPSAHELAGYAAESRAQRSAPAAGHRGAGRRALVRRRRQLAVLLAVVLLVAGAIAAFGAFGGGGHHHSGGSFTHGAAAVAGSVASTGPPAGPGAPR from the coding sequence TTGGCACGCAAGATCGGCAGCCGGTACACCGTGCACCAGGTGATCGGCCGGGGGTCCGCCGGCACCGTGTGGCTGGGCGAGGGACCAGACGGACCGGTGGCCGTCAAGCTGCTGCGCGAGGACCTGGCCACCGACCAGGTGCTCGTCGGCCGCTTCGTCCAGGAGCGGGCCGCGCTCACCAGCCTGGACCACCCCCGGGTGGTCGGGGTGCGCGACATGGTGGTGGACGGCGACGACCTGGCTCTGGTGATGGAGCTGGTGCACGGCACCGACCTGCGCTCGCGGCTGGAGCGCGAGGGCGTGCTGGCCCCGCAGGCCGCCGTCTCGGTGATCGCGGACGTGGCGGACGGCCTGGCCGCGGCCCACGCGGCCGGCATCGTGCACCGGGACGTCAAGCCGGAGAACGTGATGCTCGACCTCGCGGCCCCGGCCGGCCCCGGCGGCGCGCCGCGGGCCAAGCTCACCGACTTCGGCATCGCCCGCCTCGTCGACGCCCCGCGCCGGACCAGGGCGACCCGGATCATCGGCACCCCCGACTACCTGGCCCCCGAGATCATCGAGGGACTGGAGCCGCGGGCGGCCGTCGACATCTACGCGCTGGCCACCGTGCTGTACGAGCTGCTGGCAGGCTTCACCCCGTTCGGCGGCGGGCACACCGGGGCGGTGCTGCGCCGCCACGTCACCGAGAGCGTGCCGCCGGTCCCCGGGCTGCCGGACGGCCTGTGGCGGATCATCGCGGAGTGCCTGGCCAAGGCCCCCGCCTCCCGGCTGCGCGCCGCCGAGCTGGCCGAGCGGCTGCGCGAGCAGCTGCCCGCGCTGGCCGGTCTGCCGCCGCTGGCGCTGCCCGCCCAGGACCGCCCGCCGGCCGAGGAGGCGCTGACCCCCGCCGAGGCCGTCTACGCCGAGGCGGACACCGGCTCCGGGACGCACCGCCGCCGGCGCGGCCCGGCCGTGCCGCTGGTCCCCGCCCCGGCGCCCGACTCCACCCGGGACACCCACACCAGCCTGCGCCGCCCCTCCGCCCACGAGCTGGCCGGCTACGCGGCCGAGTCGCGGGCCCAGCGCTCCGCACCGGCCGCCGGCCACCGCGGCGCCGGGCGCCGGGCGCTGGTCCGTCGCCGCCGGCAGCTCGCGGTGCTGCTGGCCGTGGTGCTGCTGGTGGCCGGCGCGATCGCCGCCTTCGGCGCCTTCGGGGGCGGCGGACACCACCACTCGGGCGGTTCCTTCACGCACGGCGCGGCGGCGGTGGCGGGCTCCGTGGCGAGCACGGGGCCACCGGCCGGTCCCGGTGCACCGCGCTAG